A part of Aegilops tauschii subsp. strangulata cultivar AL8/78 chromosome 2, Aet v6.0, whole genome shotgun sequence genomic DNA contains:
- the LOC109764578 gene encoding uncharacterized protein isoform X2: MVTRRWLLPHPTPACLQASPASLLLGTMMNFTEDAPVKKGSVLLTRMESITAYKNQRGQPRSGTPEQSDTPVSANDMCSLAEWPSHARRNRALLQDAGGQKKKGRGVLKGFKASKKRFANGSAKLNITFSEKLGGTVGMNYRSFKDDVVVIMKRKLPLIGVRTWSDIHPTIHRLIIADMIMGLGRYTRNRRKSSQNCERAI; the protein is encoded by the exons ATGGTGACCAGGCGCTGGTTGCTGCCTCACCCGACCCCAGCGTGCTTGCAGGCCTCTCCGGCATCTCTGCTCCTG GGCACAATGATGAATTTTACGGAGGATGCTCCTG TAAAGAAAGGCTCTGTTCTCTTAACAAGGATGGAAAGTATAACGGCATACAAAAACCAACGTGGACAACCCAGATCTG GAACTCCAGAACAATCCGACACTCCAGTGTCTGCTAATGACATGTGTTCCCTTGCTGAATGGCCATCCCATGCTCGCCGCAACCGTGCACTACTACAGGATG CTGGTGGACAGAAGAAGAAAGGGCGAGGTGTTCTAAAAGGTTTTAAAGCATCTAAGAAGCGTTTTGCCAATGGATCTGCAAAGCTAAATATTACATTCTCTGAAAAATTGGGTGGTACAGTAGGAATGAACTATCGTTCGTTCAAGGATGACGTGGTAGTCATAATGAAAAGAAAGTTACCACTCATTGGAGTGAGGACGTGGTCGGACATTCACCCTACCATTCATCGACTCATTATTGCAGACATGATA ATGGGACTTGGAAGATACACCAGAAACAGAAGAAAAAGTTCTCAAAATTGCGAAAGAGCGATATAG
- the LOC109764578 gene encoding uncharacterized protein isoform X1 has product MVTRRWLLPHPTPACLQASPASLLLGTMMNFTEDAPVKKGSVLLTRMESITAYKNQRGQPRSGTPEQSDTPVSANDMCSLAEWPSHARRNRALLQDEAGGQKKKGRGVLKGFKASKKRFANGSAKLNITFSEKLGGTVGMNYRSFKDDVVVIMKRKLPLIGVRTWSDIHPTIHRLIIADMIMGLGRYTRNRRKSSQNCERAI; this is encoded by the exons ATGGTGACCAGGCGCTGGTTGCTGCCTCACCCGACCCCAGCGTGCTTGCAGGCCTCTCCGGCATCTCTGCTCCTG GGCACAATGATGAATTTTACGGAGGATGCTCCTG TAAAGAAAGGCTCTGTTCTCTTAACAAGGATGGAAAGTATAACGGCATACAAAAACCAACGTGGACAACCCAGATCTG GAACTCCAGAACAATCCGACACTCCAGTGTCTGCTAATGACATGTGTTCCCTTGCTGAATGGCCATCCCATGCTCGCCGCAACCGTGCACTACTACAGGATG AAGCTGGTGGACAGAAGAAGAAAGGGCGAGGTGTTCTAAAAGGTTTTAAAGCATCTAAGAAGCGTTTTGCCAATGGATCTGCAAAGCTAAATATTACATTCTCTGAAAAATTGGGTGGTACAGTAGGAATGAACTATCGTTCGTTCAAGGATGACGTGGTAGTCATAATGAAAAGAAAGTTACCACTCATTGGAGTGAGGACGTGGTCGGACATTCACCCTACCATTCATCGACTCATTATTGCAGACATGATA ATGGGACTTGGAAGATACACCAGAAACAGAAGAAAAAGTTCTCAAAATTGCGAAAGAGCGATATAG
- the LOC141040618 gene encoding uncharacterized protein — MIDISLVYYLQRNLETGEEPDCIALWELTHTNDGTWSNTDSQKVYDKALQEVKIKETETEGPLSSEQKNNIFQTAYKDTLECKSSQPRGYGYMAKTSTGSERFRIQIEEQARATATQERNSQLSQQDNELEDQLQAERANTQERINLERAEREQLEERLKEECAERERLLQEERTSRLEFERNMMAKFVELSQQMGTQQAPSKRVDKENSNPNLQNILLQRSSPNKTPGSRPTAISSNALIQAAARHSRMFKAMDPKN, encoded by the exons ATGATTGA CATCTCATTGGTATATTACTTGCAAAGAAACTTGGAAACTGGAGAAGAGCCAGATTGTATTGCTCTGTGGGAACTCACCCACACGAACGATGGAACATGGTCTAACACAGATTCCCAGAAAGTTTAC GACAAAGCACTTCAAGAGGTTAAAATCAAAGAAACTGAAACTGAAGGTCCACTTTCAAGTGAGCAGAAAAACAATATTTTCCAGACCGCTTACAAAGACACTCTGGAATGCAAGTCATCGCAGCCTCGTGGGTACGGATACATGGCCAAAACTTCAACTGGTTCTGAAAGGTTTCGTATCCAGATCGAAGAGCAAGCTCGTGCTACAGCCACCCAGGAGCGAAACTCTCAGCTCAGCCAGCAGGACAACGAATTAGAAGATCAACTACAAGCTGAACGTGCAAACACACAAGAGAGGATTAACTTGGAGCGTGCTGAGAGAGAACAACTTGAGGAGAGGTTAAAAGAAGAGTGTGCTGAAAGGGAAAGATTGTTGCAAGAGGAGCGAACATCAAGACTGGAATTTGAAAGAAACATGATGGCAAAGTTTGTAGAATTGAGCCAACAGATGGGAACCCAACAG GCGCCTTCGAAGAGGGTTGACAAAGAAAATAGTAATCCAAACTTGCAAAATATTCTTTTACAGAGATCTAGTCCTAATAAGACTCCAGGTTCAAGGCCAACTGCTATTTCTTCAAATGCGCTCATACAAGCTGCAGCAAGGCATTCTCGAATGTTTAAAGCAATG GATCCAAAGAACTAG